A window from Chryseobacterium vaccae encodes these proteins:
- a CDS encoding TCR/Tet family MFS transporter yields the protein MENSKKKAAIGFIFITLLIDITGWGIIIPVVPKLIEELIHANISEAAKYSGWLGFAYAFTQFVFSPIVGNLSDKYGRRPVILISLFGFAVDYIFLALAPTIWWLFVGRVIAGITGASITTASAYIADVSTDEDRAKNFGLIGAAFGLGFIIGPVLGGFLGHYGARVPFYAAAVLCLLNFLYGYFILPESLDKDKRREFDWKRANPIGSFKFLRKHPEISGLIVALILIYIAGHAVQSNWNFFTMFQFKWDTRMVGISLGVVGLLVGLVQGLLIRWTTPRLGEQKSIYYGLILYAIGMFLFAFATQGWMMFVILVPYCLGGICGPALQSMISKSVSSHEQGELQGALTSLMSATSIIGPVLMTSLFHYFTRDDAQIKFAGAPFLLAFVLMAISVVITYYAFKKKPKIKL from the coding sequence ATGGAAAATTCAAAGAAAAAAGCGGCCATTGGCTTTATATTTATAACCTTACTGATTGATATTACAGGATGGGGAATTATTATTCCTGTAGTTCCAAAGCTGATTGAGGAGCTTATTCATGCCAATATCAGTGAAGCTGCAAAATATAGTGGCTGGCTTGGTTTTGCCTATGCTTTTACCCAGTTTGTATTTTCCCCAATTGTGGGTAACCTTAGTGATAAATACGGGCGAAGACCTGTTATTCTGATCTCACTTTTCGGATTTGCTGTAGATTATATTTTCCTGGCACTTGCTCCAACCATCTGGTGGCTGTTTGTGGGACGTGTCATCGCAGGAATTACGGGAGCCAGTATTACCACGGCCAGTGCTTATATTGCAGATGTTTCTACTGATGAGGACAGGGCTAAGAATTTTGGACTGATTGGAGCTGCCTTTGGACTGGGGTTTATTATAGGGCCTGTATTGGGAGGCTTTTTAGGACATTACGGAGCGAGGGTTCCTTTTTATGCAGCAGCAGTTCTCTGCCTTCTGAACTTCCTGTACGGATACTTTATCCTACCTGAAAGTTTGGATAAAGACAAAAGACGAGAATTCGACTGGAAAAGAGCTAATCCAATAGGTTCATTTAAATTTTTAAGAAAACACCCGGAAATTTCAGGATTGATTGTAGCGCTTATTTTAATTTATATCGCAGGGCATGCCGTACAGAGCAACTGGAATTTCTTTACCATGTTCCAGTTCAAATGGGATACCAGAATGGTAGGAATTTCATTAGGAGTAGTAGGCCTTCTGGTTGGTTTGGTTCAGGGGCTTCTTATACGATGGACAACGCCAAGGCTGGGAGAACAGAAAAGTATTTATTACGGGTTGATACTCTATGCTATAGGAATGTTTTTATTTGCCTTTGCCACTCAGGGCTGGATGATGTTTGTGATTCTTGTCCCTTACTGTTTGGGAGGAATTTGCGGGCCCGCACTTCAATCGATGATTTCAAAAAGTGTCTCTTCCCACGAACAAGGGGAACTTCAGGGAGCTTTAACAAGTCTGATGAGTGCAACATCTATTATAGGACCTGTCCTAATGACCAGTCTCTTCCATTATTTTACAAGAGATGATGCACAGATTAAATTCGCGGGAGCACCGTTTCTGTTGGCTTTTGTTTTAATGGCAATAAGTGTGGTTATTACGTATTATGCTTTTAAGAAAAAACCAAAGATTAAGCTGTAA
- the pnuC gene encoding nicotinamide riboside transporter PnuC, with translation MNLYDLFVKPYENYDTLQIILEASGTVFGILSVYFSIKKNIWVYPTGIISTLIYVYILFNFGLLGDCMINVYYTAMSIYGWILWSKNSEDHVHVEVSWATQKERMFAGILFVVSLALVTLVYYYKPYIDNHFSMEGTSLGLYHLDWANWLDVITTSIFLVGMWFMAKQRIENWFFWIIGDFICIPMMIFKELGITSVQYLVFTIMAILGYLNWKKNLKEKVQLKS, from the coding sequence ATGAATTTATATGATCTCTTTGTAAAGCCCTATGAAAATTATGATACTTTACAAATCATACTGGAAGCTTCAGGAACCGTTTTCGGTATTCTGAGCGTCTATTTCTCCATCAAAAAAAACATCTGGGTATACCCTACCGGTATTATTTCTACACTGATTTACGTATATATTCTTTTTAACTTCGGATTGCTGGGAGACTGTATGATTAATGTCTATTATACCGCCATGAGTATTTACGGCTGGATTTTATGGTCTAAAAACTCCGAAGATCACGTTCACGTGGAAGTTTCCTGGGCAACACAAAAGGAAAGAATGTTTGCAGGAATTCTTTTTGTCGTCAGCCTGGCATTGGTAACTCTTGTTTATTATTACAAACCTTATATTGACAATCATTTTTCTATGGAAGGAACCAGCCTGGGATTATATCATCTTGACTGGGCCAACTGGCTGGATGTAATCACAACTTCTATATTTTTGGTGGGAATGTGGTTTATGGCTAAACAGCGCATTGAAAACTGGTTTTTCTGGATCATCGGAGATTTTATTTGCATCCCTATGATGATTTTTAAGGAGCTTGGTATCACTTCGGTTCAATATTTGGTATTTACAATAATGGCTATCTTAGGATACCTTAACTGGAAAAAAAATTTAAAAGAAAAAGTACAATTAAAGTCATGA
- a CDS encoding amino acid permease, whose translation MSKIWVKKPLSAYEADMQKSELKKVLGKWSLTAIGVGAIIGGGIFVLTGTGAYYHAGPALAISFIIAGIACVFAALCYAEFASIIPVEGSAYAYAYGTVGEIFAWAMGWCLILEYAMASMAVSVSWSGYFTKFLKIFGIHLPAYLTSDPASYTGDGFSMNLPAFILVLLITALLVKGTKEAAGANNLIVLLKTAAVIFVIIAGVYIIFSNTDLYTAADGVKNWKPFIPDQIKIKNSEGDMVSAYGIQGIISGAAAIFFAYIGFDAVSTQAGEAINPKKDVPFAIITSLLICTALYICVSLVLTGMMHYTDFNPEGKFPDAIKAPVAYAFEIAGKHWASNIVTIAATVGLISVVMVMMMGQSRIFIGMAKDGLIPRFFGELHPKTKTPYKGIILLGTIVALIAAFTPISTLADMTSFGTLFAFTLVCIAVWVMRKKEPNLIRPFKVPAYQIVVILGVVINLFLISRLSAHALELSAAWLLLGGLIYFLYGKSNSKLNNPEKYKNID comes from the coding sequence ATGTCTAAAATTTGGGTTAAGAAGCCGCTAAGTGCCTATGAGGCAGATATGCAGAAAAGTGAGCTGAAGAAAGTCCTTGGAAAATGGAGTTTAACAGCAATTGGAGTAGGTGCCATCATCGGCGGTGGAATTTTTGTTCTTACCGGAACCGGAGCTTATTACCACGCAGGGCCGGCATTGGCTATTTCTTTTATTATAGCAGGTATAGCCTGTGTTTTCGCCGCATTATGTTATGCAGAATTTGCGTCTATTATTCCTGTTGAAGGTTCTGCCTATGCGTATGCGTATGGAACGGTAGGAGAAATCTTTGCCTGGGCTATGGGATGGTGTCTCATCCTGGAATATGCCATGGCAAGTATGGCGGTCTCCGTGAGCTGGTCAGGATATTTCACCAAATTTTTGAAAATATTCGGGATACATTTACCCGCTTATCTTACTTCTGATCCTGCCAGTTATACAGGAGACGGGTTTTCAATGAATCTTCCTGCATTCATTCTTGTTTTACTGATTACCGCGTTACTGGTAAAAGGGACAAAAGAAGCAGCAGGAGCCAATAATCTGATTGTATTATTGAAAACAGCAGCTGTTATTTTCGTAATCATTGCCGGAGTTTATATCATCTTTTCAAACACAGATCTTTATACTGCAGCTGATGGAGTGAAGAACTGGAAGCCATTTATTCCCGATCAGATAAAAATCAAAAACTCTGAAGGAGATATGGTCTCAGCCTATGGTATTCAGGGAATTATTTCCGGAGCAGCGGCTATCTTTTTTGCGTATATTGGCTTTGATGCCGTTTCTACACAGGCAGGAGAGGCGATTAATCCTAAAAAAGATGTTCCTTTCGCTATTATCACTTCATTATTAATCTGTACAGCTTTATATATCTGTGTATCTCTTGTATTAACAGGAATGATGCATTATACAGACTTTAACCCTGAAGGAAAGTTTCCGGATGCGATTAAAGCACCAGTGGCTTACGCTTTTGAAATAGCAGGAAAACACTGGGCAAGTAATATCGTAACCATTGCAGCTACCGTAGGACTGATTTCTGTAGTAATGGTAATGATGATGGGACAGTCCAGAATCTTCATTGGAATGGCAAAAGACGGATTGATTCCTAGATTCTTTGGAGAGCTTCACCCAAAAACAAAAACTCCTTACAAAGGAATCATTCTGTTAGGAACTATAGTGGCGCTTATTGCAGCATTTACTCCAATTTCTACATTGGCTGATATGACAAGCTTTGGAACCCTGTTTGCGTTTACATTGGTTTGTATCGCTGTTTGGGTAATGAGAAAGAAAGAACCTAATTTAATCAGACCTTTTAAAGTACCGGCTTATCAGATCGTAGTGATTTTAGGAGTGGTTATTAACTTATTTCTGATTTCGCGTCTAAGTGCTCATGCATTGGAGCTTTCCGCCGCATGGCTGTTGTTAGGAGGGTTGATTTATTTCCTTTATGGAAAATCAAACAGTAAACTTAACAATCCTGAAAAGTATAAAAACATCGATTAA
- the hemN gene encoding oxygen-independent coproporphyrinogen III oxidase yields MNSLIDKYNIPGPRYTSYPTVPYWDETTFSPEKWKESVIRSFHESNAEEGISIYIHLPFCEALCTFCACHKRITKQHSVETPYLESVLKEWKLYLDLFKERPKLKELHLGGGTPTFFSPANLKILLEGIFETVDIAEHPEFSFEGHPNNTTREHLQTLYDLGFRRVSFGVQDYDPKVQKAINRIQPFENVKNVTEWAKEIGYRGISHDLVFGLPHQTWEAMEHTIRKTMELKPDRLAFYSYAHVPWVKGVGQRGFDENDLPSGEEKRRLYEDGKKLLQDLGYIEVGMDHFSLEHDDLYQSLIHKKLHRNFMGYTSSNTQLMVGLGMSAISDSWYAFAQNVKTVEEYQKTVEEGEIPVVKGHILNEEDLTVRRHILNLMCQLETSFNVGNSFPELDNALEMLKEMENDELVEISNNQIKITEKGRAFTRNVAMVFDLRMMRNKPETRIFSMTI; encoded by the coding sequence ATGAACTCTTTAATAGATAAATATAATATTCCCGGACCTCGTTACACTTCTTACCCTACCGTTCCGTATTGGGATGAAACGACATTTTCACCTGAAAAATGGAAAGAAAGTGTCATCAGGTCTTTTCATGAGAGCAATGCAGAGGAGGGAATTTCTATTTATATCCATTTACCTTTTTGTGAGGCATTGTGTACCTTCTGTGCCTGCCACAAACGTATTACCAAACAGCATAGCGTTGAAACACCCTATCTGGAAAGTGTTTTAAAAGAGTGGAAACTGTATCTTGATCTTTTTAAAGAAAGGCCAAAACTAAAAGAATTGCACCTGGGTGGGGGGACACCTACATTTTTTTCTCCTGCGAATCTGAAAATATTGCTTGAAGGAATTTTTGAAACCGTAGATATTGCCGAACATCCTGAGTTTTCTTTTGAAGGACATCCGAATAATACAACCAGAGAACATCTTCAGACCTTATATGATCTCGGATTTAGGAGGGTAAGCTTCGGGGTACAGGATTATGATCCTAAAGTACAGAAAGCGATTAATAGAATCCAGCCTTTCGAAAACGTGAAAAATGTTACGGAATGGGCTAAAGAGATCGGTTACAGAGGAATCAGCCATGATCTTGTTTTCGGACTTCCCCATCAGACCTGGGAGGCTATGGAGCATACGATCCGAAAAACAATGGAACTGAAGCCGGACCGATTGGCTTTTTATTCTTATGCTCACGTTCCATGGGTGAAAGGAGTAGGGCAGAGAGGTTTTGATGAAAATGACCTTCCAAGTGGAGAAGAAAAACGCCGTCTGTATGAAGATGGTAAAAAACTTCTTCAGGATCTGGGCTATATTGAAGTGGGAATGGACCATTTCTCCCTTGAACATGATGACCTGTACCAGTCACTGATCCATAAAAAACTTCACCGGAATTTTATGGGCTATACCTCAAGCAATACCCAGCTGATGGTAGGATTAGGAATGTCTGCCATCTCCGATTCATGGTATGCATTTGCTCAGAATGTAAAAACGGTGGAAGAATATCAGAAAACCGTGGAAGAAGGTGAAATTCCTGTGGTAAAAGGCCATATCCTTAATGAAGAAGATCTTACGGTAAGAAGGCATATCCTTAACCTGATGTGCCAGCTTGAAACTTCTTTTAATGTCGGAAACTCTTTCCCGGAATTGGATAATGCCCTGGAAATGCTGAAGGAAATGGAGAATGATGAATTGGTGGAAATCAGTAACAATCAGATAAAAATTACAGAAAAAGGAAGAGCTTTTACAAGAAATGTAGCGATGGTTTTCGATCTTAGAATGATGCGAAATAAGCCGGAGACCAGAATTTTCTCTATGACCATCTAA
- the secD gene encoding protein translocase subunit SecD — protein sequence MQGKGLITIVAIVLGLICLNELLPTWYASKIESQIEAANGNEKEIKRIKEDTLNLGYTKLYYSKAKDKEMKLGLDLKGGINVLLEINQRDLVNDLTNYSTNPVLIEALNKTDEVQKNSTKPYIDNFFEQFEVINKAKGTNLKLADPELFGNTNLSEIKYNTSDDQVKSIIKRRVDLSVGTAFEVIRTRIDKLGAIQPNVQRVPGTARISVEMPGMKDIDKVKKMLQTSAKLQFWEVQQVAEIAPYFQNLTAMVSAKGDSMGVKKNVNFMNLLQLDKLRSNGVANVKLSDTAVVNKILNSKVAQSLRPANIKYTQFIWGYKPEATSPDDLVLYAIRSNINQKAPVDGAVETASISYDELGRVVVDMQMDSKGAKEWKTLTEKNVGKPVAVTLDNRVYTAPNVVGAIPNGRTQISGNFSQEEAKELVDVLGAGKLPAGAKVVQATQVGPSLGQESINAGMISFAIAFLIIIVYIIFYYGGAGVYAVIAMIINLFYIFGIMDSGDFTLTLPGIAGIVLTMAMAVDTNVIIYERTKEELFAGKSILEAYKDGFKHALNAIIDGHTTTLLTAVVLFFFGTGPIKGFALTLMIGIVMTLFTSVLLSRVMIFSRLDKGKGLSVWTAPTKNLFRNTWIDFIGKRKYAYIISAVLTVICVVSIVTHGFKFGIDFTGGRNYVVKFDKTVNANDIEENLVKIFKTEDGKNSSVEAKTFGNDKQLKISTDYLIEDESLKADQIVEQKLYEGLKSNLPAGITLTDFKSADKDHAGIISSEKVGPTVADDIKTHGILAVVAALAGIFIYILVRFRKWQFSLGAVAALFHDAVIILGAYSLLHKYMPFNMEINQDFIAAILTVLGYSINDTVIIFDRIREYLREKKSLTLAGLFDDSISSTLGRTFNTSFTTILVILAIFIFGGDNLRGFMFAMLIGIGFGTYSSIFIASAIAYDFLKTGKEEDVHGKSTSNKEVLASK from the coding sequence ATGCAAGGAAAAGGACTTATTACAATTGTTGCTATTGTGCTAGGGCTGATATGCTTAAACGAGCTGTTGCCAACCTGGTACGCCAGCAAAATTGAATCGCAGATTGAAGCTGCGAATGGGAACGAGAAAGAGATCAAACGGATCAAGGAAGATACTCTTAATCTCGGTTATACAAAGCTTTACTATTCAAAAGCAAAGGACAAAGAAATGAAACTTGGTCTTGACCTTAAAGGGGGGATCAACGTTCTATTGGAGATCAACCAGAGAGACCTGGTGAACGATCTTACCAATTATTCTACCAATCCTGTTCTTATTGAAGCTTTGAACAAAACTGACGAGGTTCAGAAAAATTCTACAAAACCTTACATCGACAATTTCTTCGAACAGTTTGAGGTGATCAACAAGGCAAAAGGAACTAACCTTAAACTTGCTGATCCTGAACTTTTTGGAAACACCAATCTGTCTGAGATCAAATACAATACTTCTGATGATCAGGTAAAAAGCATCATTAAAAGAAGAGTTGATCTTTCTGTAGGTACAGCTTTCGAGGTAATCAGAACAAGGATTGATAAGCTTGGTGCTATCCAGCCTAACGTTCAGAGAGTACCTGGTACAGCCAGAATCTCAGTAGAAATGCCGGGTATGAAAGACATCGACAAAGTAAAGAAGATGCTTCAGACTTCAGCAAAACTTCAGTTCTGGGAAGTACAGCAGGTTGCTGAAATCGCTCCTTATTTCCAGAATTTAACAGCTATGGTGAGTGCAAAAGGAGATTCTATGGGAGTTAAAAAGAATGTTAACTTCATGAACCTTCTGCAGCTTGACAAATTAAGAAGCAATGGGGTAGCTAACGTAAAACTATCTGATACAGCTGTTGTAAACAAAATATTAAACAGCAAAGTAGCTCAGTCTTTACGTCCGGCTAACATTAAATATACACAGTTCATATGGGGTTACAAACCTGAAGCTACAAGTCCTGATGATTTGGTATTGTATGCTATCAGAAGTAACATCAATCAAAAAGCTCCGGTAGACGGTGCGGTAGAGACTGCCAGCATCAGTTATGACGAACTTGGAAGAGTAGTGGTAGACATGCAGATGGATTCCAAAGGAGCTAAAGAATGGAAAACTTTAACAGAGAAAAACGTAGGGAAGCCTGTAGCGGTAACTCTTGATAACAGAGTATATACAGCTCCGAATGTTGTAGGGGCTATTCCAAACGGAAGAACTCAGATCTCTGGTAACTTCTCTCAGGAAGAAGCTAAAGAATTGGTAGACGTTTTAGGAGCAGGTAAATTACCGGCTGGTGCAAAAGTGGTTCAAGCTACGCAGGTAGGTCCGTCTTTAGGACAGGAATCTATTAATGCAGGGATGATCTCATTTGCTATTGCATTCCTTATCATTATCGTTTATATCATTTTCTATTACGGTGGTGCCGGAGTATATGCGGTGATTGCAATGATCATCAACTTATTCTATATCTTCGGAATTATGGATTCCGGTGACTTTACGCTTACCCTTCCTGGTATTGCAGGTATCGTTCTTACGATGGCCATGGCGGTAGATACCAACGTAATTATCTATGAAAGAACTAAAGAAGAACTATTTGCAGGAAAGAGCATCTTAGAAGCCTATAAAGATGGTTTCAAACACGCTTTAAATGCGATTATTGATGGTCACACGACTACATTATTGACTGCCGTTGTGTTATTCTTCTTCGGAACAGGACCTATCAAAGGTTTTGCATTAACATTGATGATTGGTATTGTAATGACATTGTTCACATCAGTACTTCTTTCCAGAGTAATGATCTTCAGCAGACTGGATAAAGGAAAAGGTCTTTCTGTTTGGACTGCTCCTACAAAGAACCTGTTCAGAAATACCTGGATCGATTTCATTGGAAAAAGAAAATACGCTTATATTATTTCTGCTGTTTTAACGGTTATTTGTGTTGTTTCAATTGTAACTCACGGATTTAAATTCGGTATCGATTTCACTGGTGGTAGAAACTATGTAGTGAAGTTTGATAAAACAGTTAACGCTAATGATATTGAAGAAAACCTGGTAAAAATCTTCAAAACTGAGGACGGAAAAAATTCTTCCGTAGAAGCTAAAACTTTCGGAAATGATAAGCAGTTAAAGATCTCTACAGATTACCTTATCGAAGATGAATCTTTAAAAGCTGACCAGATTGTTGAACAAAAATTATATGAAGGACTGAAATCAAACCTTCCTGCTGGAATTACCCTGACAGATTTCAAATCTGCAGATAAAGATCATGCCGGAATTATTTCTTCTGAAAAAGTAGGACCTACAGTAGCAGACGATATCAAAACACACGGTATCCTTGCAGTTGTAGCTGCTCTAGCCGGAATCTTCATCTACATTCTTGTACGATTTAGAAAATGGCAGTTCTCTCTTGGGGCGGTGGCAGCATTGTTCCACGATGCGGTAATTATTCTGGGTGCTTACTCGCTTCTTCACAAATATATGCCGTTTAACATGGAGATCAACCAGGATTTCATTGCAGCAATCCTTACCGTATTAGGGTACTCAATTAACGATACCGTGATCATCTTTGACAGAATCAGGGAATATTTAAGAGAGAAGAAATCTTTAACATTGGCAGGATTATTTGATGACTCTATCTCGAGTACGTTAGGTAGAACATTTAACACCTCATTTACAACCATCCTTGTGATCTTGGCGATCTTCATCTTCGGTGGTGATAACCTGAGAGGATTTATGTTCGCAATGCTTATCGGTATCGGATTTGGTACATATTCATCCATCTTCATTGCATCTGCAATCGCTTATGATTTCCTTAAGACAGGAAAAGAAGAAGATGTACATGGAAAGTCAACATCCAACAAAGAAGTACTTGCTTCAAAGTAA
- the dapF gene encoding diaminopimelate epimerase, with translation MEFYKYQGTGNDFVMIDNRDLQFPKNKDIIEKLCDRRFGIGADGLILLENDDQYDFKMVYYNSDGGESTMCGNGGRCLVAFAFFLDIFEDKCKFIAIDGEHEAEIHNGIIKLKMIDVNTVSNDGEDTVMNTGSPHYVKYVEDLVNYNVFAEGNSIRNSENYKEKGINVNFVEKITDNEIFVRTYERGVEDETYSCGTGVTASALTFLQKNNLISVKVKTLGGNLKVHAEKNGSSFQNIWLEGPAKQVFRGKVDLI, from the coding sequence ATGGAATTTTATAAATACCAGGGAACCGGAAATGATTTTGTGATGATAGACAACCGTGATCTGCAATTCCCTAAAAATAAAGATATCATTGAAAAGTTATGTGACCGACGTTTCGGAATTGGCGCAGACGGACTTATTCTCCTTGAAAATGATGATCAGTATGATTTCAAGATGGTTTATTATAATTCGGACGGCGGTGAAAGTACGATGTGTGGAAACGGCGGAAGATGTCTGGTTGCCTTTGCTTTTTTTCTTGACATTTTCGAAGATAAATGCAAGTTCATTGCAATAGATGGTGAACATGAAGCTGAAATCCACAACGGCATCATTAAATTAAAAATGATTGATGTAAACACAGTTTCCAATGATGGTGAAGATACGGTAATGAATACAGGATCTCCTCACTATGTAAAATATGTAGAGGATTTGGTTAATTACAATGTTTTTGCAGAAGGAAATAGTATCCGGAATTCAGAAAATTATAAAGAAAAAGGGATCAATGTGAATTTTGTAGAAAAAATTACGGATAATGAAATCTTCGTAAGAACCTATGAACGAGGCGTTGAGGATGAAACTTACAGCTGCGGAACAGGAGTTACGGCTTCGGCTTTAACTTTTCTGCAGAAAAACAATCTAATCTCTGTAAAAGTTAAAACTTTGGGTGGAAATCTTAAGGTACATGCTGAGAAAAATGGAAGTTCTTTCCAAAATATCTGGCTGGAAGGTCCCGCAAAGCAGGTTTTTAGAGGTAAAGTAGATCTTATTTAA
- a CDS encoding WD40/YVTN/BNR-like repeat-containing protein, producing the protein MKKIFSIVLSCWGICSFAQQIESFKTIFEDKISIRALELYDHKIWYSGTDSKFGYIDLRDHKNQKQIKLSDKNLQFRTLAQDKDSFYAINIVSPAYFFKIDKKDLKSQIIFTDTTKTAFYDALHFVNPQLAFTFSDSEPDNMLKLAEYRNGKWSMFKNNVKLNAGEAAFAASNTNIASSKNFLWIATGGKASRILRINLKNQNAEVFEIPFVQGESAQGMYSIDFFEDQFGVAVGGDYTKQTENVNNIATSHDAGKTWKIQASGKNAGYTTCVKIKPGSKGKEIISVGDQHISYSSDFGKTWKKISDEKGLFVCSWVDNNSIIFAGNGRIMLMKLKF; encoded by the coding sequence ATGAAAAAGATTTTTTCCATTGTATTGTCGTGTTGGGGAATATGTTCATTTGCCCAGCAGATTGAAAGTTTTAAAACAATTTTTGAAGACAAAATCAGTATAAGAGCACTTGAACTGTATGATCACAAAATCTGGTACAGCGGAACGGATTCAAAATTCGGGTATATAGATCTCAGGGATCATAAAAATCAGAAGCAGATTAAGCTTTCTGATAAAAACCTTCAGTTCAGAACACTGGCACAGGACAAAGATTCGTTTTATGCAATCAATATTGTAAGCCCGGCTTACTTCTTTAAAATTGATAAAAAAGATCTTAAATCACAGATTATCTTTACGGATACCACAAAAACGGCATTCTATGATGCTTTACATTTTGTAAATCCTCAACTGGCTTTTACTTTCAGTGATTCAGAGCCGGATAATATGCTGAAACTTGCTGAATACAGAAACGGAAAGTGGAGCATGTTCAAAAATAATGTGAAACTGAACGCTGGAGAGGCTGCCTTTGCTGCCAGTAACACCAATATCGCTTCATCCAAAAATTTCCTATGGATTGCAACAGGAGGGAAGGCTTCAAGGATTTTAAGAATAAATCTGAAAAATCAGAATGCAGAAGTTTTTGAAATCCCTTTTGTACAGGGAGAATCTGCACAGGGAATGTATTCAATCGATTTTTTTGAAGATCAGTTTGGAGTTGCTGTAGGAGGAGATTATACCAAGCAGACTGAAAATGTTAATAATATAGCGACAAGCCATGATGCCGGAAAAACCTGGAAGATTCAGGCTTCGGGGAAGAATGCAGGATATACGACCTGTGTGAAAATTAAGCCCGGATCAAAAGGAAAAGAAATCATCTCTGTTGGAGACCAGCATATCAGTTATTCATCAGACTTCGGGAAAACATGGAAGAAGATTTCCGATGAAAAAGGACTGTTTGTATGCAGCTGGGTAGATAATAATTCCATCATATTTGCCGGGAATGGCAGGATTATGCTGATGAAGTTGAAATTTTAA
- a CDS encoding PQQ-dependent sugar dehydrogenase: MKKLLFTMGIFSSLIINSQSINLEEFASGLTSPVEITNAGDSRLFVVQQNGIIKILQPNGSANTADFLNISTKVNFSGERGLLGLAFHPQYSSNGYFFVYYNNTAGNIIVARYSVNPTNPDVADPASEKILLNIPKPFDNHNGGSIHFAPDGNLWIVTGDGGSGGDPNNNSQNKNSLLGKMLRIDVNSTGPYNIPAGNPFAGAGVDGADEIWAYGLRNAWKWSFDLTSGNVMIADVGQGAIEEINRVPITQAGVNYGWRCYEGNNAYNTAGCPGMATMTFPVAVYNHSGGRCSITGGYVYRGSQYPSLQGKYFFADYCSTQIGIMSTDNSIVWTAASSGNNFSTFGQDFQKELYVAAVTSGKIFKITTGTLAIEETDNYNPVKIYPNPASEKVFVDGFNEKRRSADLISTEGRIVLENAKIENDGSINITGVPSGAYYLILKSGDIKSYSQKLIVE; encoded by the coding sequence ATGAAAAAACTACTTTTTACGATGGGTATTTTTTCTTCTTTAATTATTAATTCTCAAAGTATTAATTTGGAAGAATTTGCATCCGGGCTTACCAGTCCCGTGGAAATTACCAACGCCGGAGACAGCCGTCTCTTCGTTGTACAACAGAATGGAATTATTAAGATCCTTCAGCCAAACGGCAGCGCTAATACAGCAGATTTCCTTAATATCAGCACCAAGGTTAACTTTAGCGGGGAAAGAGGTCTTCTGGGGCTTGCTTTTCATCCACAATATTCATCAAACGGATATTTTTTTGTCTATTATAACAATACCGCTGGAAATATAATTGTCGCCCGATATTCCGTAAACCCTACCAACCCTGATGTTGCCGATCCCGCTTCTGAAAAGATCCTTCTGAATATTCCCAAACCTTTCGACAATCATAATGGCGGGAGCATTCATTTTGCCCCTGACGGAAATCTCTGGATTGTTACCGGAGATGGAGGAAGCGGCGGAGATCCCAACAACAATTCCCAAAACAAAAACTCTCTCTTAGGAAAAATGTTGAGAATTGATGTGAATTCTACCGGCCCTTATAATATTCCTGCAGGAAATCCATTTGCCGGAGCTGGTGTAGACGGGGCTGATGAAATCTGGGCATACGGTCTCAGAAATGCATGGAAATGGTCTTTTGACCTCACTTCCGGAAATGTAATGATTGCCGATGTAGGCCAAGGCGCTATAGAAGAAATCAACAGGGTTCCGATCACACAGGCAGGTGTGAACTACGGCTGGCGATGCTACGAGGGCAATAATGCTTATAATACAGCTGGCTGTCCGGGAATGGCAACGATGACCTTTCCTGTTGCTGTTTATAATCACTCGGGAGGAAGGTGTTCCATTACCGGAGGCTATGTTTACAGAGGAAGCCAGTATCCTTCACTTCAGGGAAAATATTTCTTTGCAGACTACTGCTCTACTCAGATTGGTATCATGAGCACTGACAACTCCATTGTGTGGACCGCAGCAAGTTCTGGGAATAATTTTTCCACCTTCGGACAGGATTTTCAGAAAGAACTTTATGTAGCGGCCGTTACCAGCGGAAAAATCTTTAAAATCACAACAGGAACTTTAGCCATTGAAGAAACTGATAATTACAACCCTGTAAAAATTTATCCCAATCCTGCTTCTGAAAAAGTTTTCGTTGATGGTTTCAACGAAAAAAGACGTTCAGCAGATCTCATCAGCACCGAAGGAAGAATAGTTCTGGAGAATGCCAAAATTGAAAACGACGGCAGTATTAACATCACAGGGGTTCCCTCAGGGGCTTATTATCTGATCTTAAAATCCGGAGATATCAAATCTTACAGCCAGAAACTTATTGTTGAATGA